In one window of Rhinopithecus roxellana isolate Shanxi Qingling chromosome 15, ASM756505v1, whole genome shotgun sequence DNA:
- the AKIP1 gene encoding A-kinase-interacting protein 1 isoform X1 — MDNCLAAAALNGVDRRSLQRSARLALEVLERAKRRAVDWHALERPKGCMGVLAREAPHLERQPAAGPQRVFPGEREERPPTLSASFRTMAEFMDYTSSQCGKYYSSVPEEGGATHVYRYHRGKSKLHMCSDIGNGQRKDGKKTSLGPGGIYQISEYAPEASQPAENISKDLYIEVYPGTYSVTVGSNDLTKKTHVVAVDSGQSVDLVFPV, encoded by the exons ATGGACAACTGTTTGGCGGCCGCAGCGCTGAATGGGGTGGACCGACGTTCCCTGCAGCGCTCAGCAAGGCTGGCTCTAGAAGTGCTGGAGCGGGCCAAGAGGAGGGCGGTGGACTGGCATGCCCTGGAGCGTCCCAAAGGCTGCATGGGGGTCCTTGCCCGGGAGGCGCCCCACCTAGAGAGACAGCCGGCAGCCGGCCCGCAGCGCGTTTTCCCGGGAGAG AGAGAAGAGAGACCCCCAACccttagtgcttccttcagaacaATGGCTGAATTCATGGACTATACTTCAAGTCAGTGTGGG AAATATTATTCATCTGTGCCAGAGGAAGGAGGGGCAACCCATGTCTATCGTTATCACAGAGGCAAGTCGAAGCTGCACATGTGCTCGGACATAGGGAATGGTCAG agaaaagatggaaaaaagacATCCCTTGGTCCTGGAGGCATCTATCAAATATCAGAGTATGCTCCAGAGGCATCCCAGCCT GCTGAGAACATCTCTAAGGACCTCTACATAGAAGTATATCCAGGGACCTATTCTGTCACTGTGGGCTCAAATGACTTAACCAAGAAGACTCATGTGGTAGCAGTTGATTCTGGACAAAGTGTGGACCTGGTCTTCCCTGTGTGA
- the AKIP1 gene encoding A-kinase-interacting protein 1 isoform X2: MDNCLAAAALNGVDRRSLQRSARLALEVLERAKRRAVDWHALERPKGCMGVLAREAPHLERQPAAGPQRVFPGEKYYSSVPEEGGATHVYRYHRGKSKLHMCSDIGNGQRKDGKKTSLGPGGIYQISEYAPEASQPAENISKDLYIEVYPGTYSVTVGSNDLTKKTHVVAVDSGQSVDLVFPV, encoded by the exons ATGGACAACTGTTTGGCGGCCGCAGCGCTGAATGGGGTGGACCGACGTTCCCTGCAGCGCTCAGCAAGGCTGGCTCTAGAAGTGCTGGAGCGGGCCAAGAGGAGGGCGGTGGACTGGCATGCCCTGGAGCGTCCCAAAGGCTGCATGGGGGTCCTTGCCCGGGAGGCGCCCCACCTAGAGAGACAGCCGGCAGCCGGCCCGCAGCGCGTTTTCCCGGGAGAG AAATATTATTCATCTGTGCCAGAGGAAGGAGGGGCAACCCATGTCTATCGTTATCACAGAGGCAAGTCGAAGCTGCACATGTGCTCGGACATAGGGAATGGTCAG agaaaagatggaaaaaagacATCCCTTGGTCCTGGAGGCATCTATCAAATATCAGAGTATGCTCCAGAGGCATCCCAGCCT GCTGAGAACATCTCTAAGGACCTCTACATAGAAGTATATCCAGGGACCTATTCTGTCACTGTGGGCTCAAATGACTTAACCAAGAAGACTCATGTGGTAGCAGTTGATTCTGGACAAAGTGTGGACCTGGTCTTCCCTGTGTGA